Part of the Falco rusticolus isolate bFalRus1 chromosome 2, bFalRus1.pri, whole genome shotgun sequence genome is shown below.
tccagggatggtgactcagacacctccctgggcagctcttCCAATGTTTGACTGccttttcagagaagaaattttcctaatatccaatctaaatctcgcccgcccccccccccccccccgccccgaacaacttgaggctgttccctcctgtcctgccgCTGGTTccttgggagcagagaccgacccccctcgctgcagcctcctgccaggcagctgtagggagccagaagggcccccctgagcccccttttccccaggctgagcccccccagctccccccaccccccagagctgtgccgcagccccttccccagcccctgcccggctctggacacgctccagcccctccgggtctgcctgggggtgaggggcccaacgctgagcccagggctcgaggggcggccgcaccagggcccagcacagggggacgggcactgcctggccctgctggccacgctgctgctgacaccggccagggcgctgctggccgccgtggccacctgggcacacggggggctcatgcccagccggctgccgaccagccccccaggcccttccccgccgggcagttcccagccccctgcccccagcccgcagcgctgtggggggctggtgtgacccacgggcagggcccggcactcagccctgttgggcctcatacaactggcctcggcccctcggcccggcctgcccagaccccctgcagagccccctgccccccagcaggtcacactGCCCCCAGCTCGTGTCCTCTGCAAACCCACTGCGGGTGCGCTCCAGCCCCTTGGCCAGATATTTGATATTAAACAGAACCGGCCCCAGCAGgaagccctggggagcagccgGTGTGACCAACCGccagcgggatgtgactccattccccaccacaCTTTGGGCTCGGCTGTTCAGCCGCTTTTtacacagagcagagcacacCCATCCCAGCcataagcagccagtttctccaggagaatgctgtgggagacaaTGTAAAAAGATTTACTTAGGTCCAGGTAATCActatccacagcctttccctcatccactaggtgggtcatcttgtcgTAGGACATCAGGTTTGttaagcaggacctgcctttcataagcCCCTGCTGACTGAGCCTGATCCCCCGGGTGTCCTGCACGTGCtgtgtgatggtgctcaggacGATCTGCTCCacaaccttccctggcactgaggtcaggctgacaggcctcTAGCTCCCCAGAtactccttcctgcccttcctgtagatgggtgtcacactggctaacctccagtcttctgggacctccccagttagaCAGGACTGTTGATAACTaatggagagtggcttggcaaggtcctccaccagctccctcagtaccctcaggtggatcccatctggccccacagacttgtgcatgtctaagtggagcagcaggtcactgaccatttcctcCTGTACTGTGGGgtcttcattctgctcctcgtccctgtcttccagctcagggggctgagtacccacagcgaagctggtcttgctactgaagactgaggcaaagaaagcattaagtactgcagccttttcctcattctttgtGGCAACGTCCCCTGttgcatccaataaaggatgaagattatccttggccctctTTTTGTTACTAATGTATttgtgaaaactttttttcttatcctttaCAGCAGTGGCaagcctgagttctagctgggctttcacctttCTAATCTTCCCCCTGCATAAACTTATGACATCCTCctagtcctccagagttgcctgtcccttcttccaaaggtgggaaaatccttttttccctgagttccagccaaaacTCTCTGTTCAGCTAGGCCAGTCTCCTTCCCCACTGCTTTGTCTTTTGGCACACAGGGACCACCTGATCCTGCACTTTTGAGACCTCCTTCTTGAAGAAggtccagccttcctggacccctttgCACTCCAGGACTGTGTCCCAAGAAAATCTGACAACCAGACTCCGCAACAGGGAAAAatctgccctctggaagtccaaagCAGtagttctgctgacccccctccttacttTTCTGAGAATCAAGAACTTTATCATCTTCTGATCACTGTGCCCAAGATGGCCTCCAGTGATCGCATCACCCAAAGGTCCTTCTCTGTTCATAAACAGCAAGTCCAGGGGGGCTTGCCCCTGGTTGactcactgaccagctgtgtcaggaacTTATCTTCCACAACCTCCAGGAACCTCTTAGGCTGCTACCTTTCCACTGTGCTGTATATCCAGCAGGCATTCCAGCAGTAAGCTGAAGACCAACACAAGAAAAAGGGCTAGtgattgtgagacttctcccacTTGATCTTGTAGAACATTTcgtctgcctcttcatcctggttaGGTGGTCTATAGCATACTCCCACCATGATATCTACCTTCTTGGCCATTTGCCTGATccatacacaaaaaaatttgACCATCTTGTTACCGTCATTAAGATCTAGGAAGTTGAAAGACACCCTAAAATATAGAGGATGAAGGGTAAATGTCAAATAGGAAGGCTTCTCCAGCACCTCTCTCCCTGAAAACCACACTGATCGCCTGTGCTTCATACATGACCTCCCCCCTGAGAGACTGCAGGGTCAGGGGATACCTCCACAAGGTCCAAAGGTTTACAAAGCATTCACTAAAGTTCACGGGTGCTTCAGGATGCACAGGTGGAAGGGGACATTCAAATAGAGCCCTAAGAGTCCAGGCTGCTACCTTGTGCCCCAGAAGGGGTGCAGCGCCACTGGATCCAGAGCCAAAGCGACTTTTACACCAACAGGCTTAAGCCAGAAGGACATATGCACCCTTGCGTGTGTACCAGGAAAGCAGCTAGGCATGCCCAGAGGGGTGTTTGCCCACCCGCAGAGAAAATCTTCCCCCTTTGTGGACCAGAGTTCTGTTTGGCACTGCTCGATGCTGAGACAGACATAACCCATGCAGTGAGAGAGGGCAGTGTGTTTGCTGACAAGCCGTTGCTATTCCTGGCTATCCCCAGGCAgccctttttcctctgtgatgaCGACAGTCTCTGAAGTCCCAGCAGTGAGGGACTGGGGCGACTGGGGCCCTTCAGACCTATAACTACCTCCATGCAGGTCCTTTTGGCACGTTGAGGAGTTGCTTGGCTGTGTGAGAGAGAAGCAGTATTTGAAGGTGATGTAGGTAGAGCCAGGGTGGCATCCAAATCGTCCAGGTGAGCTGGGTGGGGGTTCTTGTCATTCAGTCTGGTGGTGTGCCACTATTTTTATGCGCAGTGCCAGTATTTTTATGCGTAGTGCCAAGCTCTGAGCCAGGGTCAACTTTTAGCCACATGGAGGTGGAAGATGAAACAATCTACCGGGagaagctgctgtgcagctatGCCAGTACACCTAGGTGGACTTCGCCTCCTGTTGAGTTAAGGAGCTCCTTTTTTACTTCCAGCTATCCCACATTAAGTGAGTGTTGTGGTGGAGACCTGCCAGGCAGACACCTGCACCCTCAGTTTGCTTCCTTGCATAGGTCAAGTACAGCAGTGCTAATTATTTGCCTGCAAGCTGTTCCTTGGTTAAAGCAGCTTCAGGCAAGCTGTAGGCACACAGGTGTAACATCCACCGACCCAGTCACCTGTGAAGACCTGCAGTTGCCTGGCCATGGCCCTAGGCCTGGCCTTCTTGCTTGCGCAAGCCTCAAGAGGATGCCAGACGCCACAAGGAAGGTAAAGCTTTGTTCTTCTCCCTTCTGGAAAGGGCAAAAGTCAGGAGCCCCGGTGAGATACAGGCTTGGCGCTAGGAGAATGCTCGGGAACAGGCGATGTGGGGAAAGTACGGAGCTTTTGCAATGGGAGATGAGGTCGTGCATGTATCTACCAGAGGTTCCTTTTGATCTTCTACTGGGGAGGGGGTATGGGCTGGGTGATTACTCTAGCTCTCTTCAAACCCCACGTTCCAGCTAACTTTCTTTTGTGCAGGCTGTACGCTGGTCAGGAGTGCTGactggcacagccagggcagcatgTGGTGGCCAGAGCAGACGGCTGTATGTTTTTTGCCGGCTCAGACTGCCTGGCTGGTAGACTGACAACGTCTCAAAGGTTAAGCGTTTCAAATCCGGTACCTTTAATGGTTATTGCTTagcagcagagaggcagagctCACCCGCGCGGGTGAGGAAAGAGTTACAATCTCAGCTTCAAGTCCCAGGATCTACTCAGTCCTTTCAAAGGCAGGGGAGCTTTGCCAGTATGCTAGCAACTGGAGATTTCCACTCCTTTTGCACTTTGTTCAATACCAAGCATCTTGTTCTCTGAGGGCATTTTAAGCTGTCCCACCgttcaggaaagaaatacagtcaGCAACTCATCTAACGGGGTACAGCAAGCTAGGTCAAGGTGCCCAGCGTCCCCCATTTCTAGAAAACCTTCTGGATTTTGACTACTGCAGTGAGCAAACTGGTCACTTTACAAGTGACTGAACTACTGAATTGCACAACAGAAAACCCTGTCAGCTTTTCAAGccacagcaaaagcacaaaggaaaagctCAGAAGTGTGTCAACTGGCCTGAAAGCGCCGCTGCCCCTGAGCAGCAACAAGTCTGCAAGTgctgctcccatccctgctgTTGCGTGTACAACTGCAAAGCAGCCAAATCGGCAGCAGTATCTTCCTAACACGGCACTCGTATGCAGGCTGCACCTGCAGCCGTTCTTGGGAGCTGGTGGTAGGAGAGGTCCATGCAAGGCTGGCTTGGAGCGGAGGAGATAAAGGAGAAGCTGCTCCAGGTGTGATGCTCTGTACCCGGCTGGCACCTGGCACTGGACACCTGGCACCGTCtctcagtgtgtgtgtgtatgagagtgtgtgtgtgtctgcacgtgtgtgtgttgggggtCTGGAGGCACCTCTGGCTGCTAGCTTACTGGCACCGTGGCTGCAGGGCACGTCAAGAGGAGGACGCACAGAATGTAGAGGAGGTCAGGTGTAACGTGGGTGAAACTGAAGCGCAGCAGGGACAGCTCCTTTGCATGAGCCCAATTACAATTAACTTTGTCTTGGCAGCATTTCCCAATATTGCCGTTGCACTGTTTGTACTCACATTGCAAACAGCAATGGCTAGAAACAGAGCAAAAGGCCTCTTGGTTTGTGTCATGTGGAGGGCTCAAAGCGCTTTGGAGGAGAGAGGAAACTCTTCAGGGGTCAAGGAAGTCAAATGAAAGCCAAGGAGATGCAGTCTGGTCCTTGGGTATGTTGGGGAAAAGAGGGGGCACAAGTGAGTGAGGAACTTGCATCTAACTCCcttgctgccagcaggctgatTTAACCCTTCTGTGCCTCCGTTTTCCCTACAGGACGGGGACAATTCACAGCACTCCTTGCCTTTGGCAGGGGCTTGTGGATAAGGAGGTACACACACCCTGGGAGAGTTAGCGCCGGAAGGGAGCGGCACTACAGCCTCAGGACAGTTTTTGCCATGACACTGGTTTTCCTTCCTGATGCAGGAGACAGGGACCCCATACGCAGGATGCCTGTTGAGAGAGGGACTCCAGCAAGGTGGTTTGTATTTGGGCTCCAGCAGGAACAGCCCCCAGAGCTGACaactaataaaagaaaaaaattaactatcccagctgaaaccaggagaaATGTTTTACGTTGGGATGAAGTctaaagaccatctagttccaaccccatccatgggcagggccccctccccccagcccaggctgctcccagccctgtccaaccAGGACAGGGACAATTCACAGCACTCCTTGCCTTTGGCAGGGGCTTGCAGCAAATGTGTTACACACACCGTAGGATGGTTGCTCTGGAAGGGACAAGCACTACAGCAGCTCTTTGTCATGACACCGAATGGCCTTTTCAACCCAACAGAGCATTCTGGATCTTTCCCCTGCTCCCATCTTAGATTTTTGAACTGATGGCAACTAAATGTTGCTTTGAGCTTGTGACTCCCAAACTATGGAGGGGACGGGTGGAGACAACAGCCAGCGGCCAGCCcggggtgggaggagaggtaAGGGAACTCCCCAAGGTCCAGGCTAAGACCATGTGAGTTTGCGTCTTCCCAGTGATGGCACTGAGTGTACCTGCATAAGAGGCACGAGGATATGAATCCTATCGTACAATGGTTTCATAGAATACCTCGAGTTGGAAGGGGCCCATAAGGGTCATGGAGTCCAGGTCTGTGTGCCTGAGAAGACAGTCGGGGCTAttctggctgtggctggggtcCACAGCAGTGCTTGTTCCAGCTCATTGCTCTCCCTGCCCATGCCAGCTGTTGCTGTGTcttcccttccagctctgcagcagtgcctCATGTCCTCCTCCAATCACTCCAGTCCCTCGTCCTTCATCCTGACAGGCATCCCTGGGCTGGAGGATGCTCAGTTCTGGATTGCCTTCCCATTCTGCACCATGTACCTCACGGCAGTGCTGGGGAACATCACGCTCCTCCTGGTGATCAGGATGGACCCAAGCCTGCACACACCCATGTTTTACTTCCTCTCCATGCTGGCTGCCCTTGACCTTGTGCTCACCACTTCCACCATGCCCAAGCTCCTGAGCATCTTCTGGTTCCACTCCCATGAGATCAGCTTTGAGGGCTGTGTGGCCCAGATGTTCTTCATCCACACCTTCTCCATAACGGAGTCAGGGGTGCTGCTCACCATGGCCTTTGACCGATACCTGGCCATCTGCAAGCCCCTGCACTACTCTGCCATCCTGACTGGTCCCACCATTACcaagctggggctggctgctgtaGTGCGTGGCGTCACCACCATCTTGCCCGTAACCTGCATGGTGACCAGCCTGTCCTACTGTGGCCCCCACGTCATCCACCACTCCTACTGTGAGCACATGTCAGTGGTGAAGTTGGCCTGTGGGGACACGCGGCGCAACAGCATCTATGGGATCACGGTAGCCACCGTTGTGGTGGGCTCAGACTCCAGCTTCATCGCTGTCTCCTACATGCTGATTCTGAGGGAAGTCATAGGCCTCTCCTCTAGAGAGGCTCGTCTGAAGTCCTTTGGCACCTGTGGCTCCCACATCGGCGTCATCCTGCTCTTCTACACACCCGCCCTTTTCTCCTTCTACACTCAGCGCTGGGGCCAGAGCATCCCCCCGCAGCTCCACATCCTGATGGCTGACCTCTACCTGCTGGTGCCTCCCATGCTCAACCCGCTCATCTACGGCATGAGGACCAAGCAGATCCGGGACCGTGTGTTCAGCCTGCGCTGGCAGAAATAGATCCAGCCCAGGTCCTGACCCCAGCCCGTCACTAATGCCAGGTGGCAAGGGCTACGGTTTGGAACAGGGAACAACGGCAGCATCTTTggggagcaaagaaaaaacttaaaaagctgtctgctggagaagcaggacCATGCTGTCATCATCTTGCCCAAACCCTGAAAGCTGGAGGCAGCATGGAGAGTTTGACTGGTGAGACATTATAACTTTAGAAAGTGAATTCTACATTCCTGTTCAGAATGGGAAGGTAAACCGTGTCTAACTCTATCTGTGTCCTTGGTCCTCCTCAGATCTGcaccacctcctgcctcccctcttCATCTCAGCTCTCGATAAAAGCCTGTTACCGCTTTGGAAATGAAAGTCTGTTCATGGACTCATGCTCCCCACGTACCTTTTCCAGCCAGTCTGTAACTCGCCACCTCTCCACTTCCTAGTTTTTAGCAGCTGCCTGATCTTGGTGCCTGGCTAtgaggggggggtggggggttgcATATGCACACTTAGACACACGCACCCCTCCAGATGCTGGCCCAAGCAGATTTTGACTCTTGTCTTGAAAGCTTACTGAAGCATTTGCAGCAATCCCCAAAAGCCAGCTCACCTGAGAACAGGGTCTACAAGTCACACTGAAACCCCGCAGTGTCGCGTTGGGTTTTGTTCCCTTCTTATTAGAAACACCAAACCGGCATCAGCCGTGATGTGCATTCTACAAAACGTTTCCCAATATTTTGAGGAGTGTCCCTACCTCTCTGTGTTGCGTGTCTTCCCTAAGCGTATAGGCCCCTGCAATGGCATCCTGAGGTGAGGAGCAGAGTGTGGGTTAGAGTAGGGGGGCAGAGAACAGGCACTAAACTCCTCTTGTTCTCCTCAGAAAATCTGTGCGTCACTTTATCCATGGTGAAGCCTCATCTCCTAACAGCACAAAGTGACTGACCATCCCAGCTCTCCTTGTGCCTTCACCCCACAGAAATCCGGGCACAGAGGCCTGGTCCCTGAGCAAAGTCTGAGGTCCTACATGTATCCTGCACGGAGCCGGAGAGGAAAGGGGAGCGTTACAAAGACCTGTGTTGAACCCCAAAGACAAGCTGGTGGCTACAAGCTCAATTCTTTCAGTGCCTCCTGACACTGCTGCCTCTGGGTGCCTTCTGGTCTGCTTACAGTCGTATCCCCCCACCGTCACCCTCCTCGGCAGCTGTACAATCTACATGATGCCCAACACCTAAAGTGCAGCGCTGATCCTCCCGCCTGACTCAGACACCAGATTCTTCCAACCTGAGCCTTGTAGTCTTTGTCCAGGTTGGGGCTGGGAAGTGCCAGTGCTAGGTGTGCTGCTTGGAGTCTCCCAGGCGGTGGATTTATTGTCCACTTACAGGGTGGCCTCCGTGGCCagtgcctggtgctgccaggtCGGATGCACTGCTCCCAGTATCAGCCtacctcccctgccctggggcacCCAGCCAGGTTTGGTAGAGCTCTTCTCATCCCCTCCAGGGAAGCACACCATGGCTCCCAATAGACCTCTCGCCCTGCAGTGCCAGCTCTCTTTGGTCAGGGGGTTTCCAAGGCAATTCCTGtctttgcagctgcaggagacCCTAGGCAAATTTAGTCTGCAGTAGGCCAGAACTGATCTGCTGCATGAGCAGGCAACATACGTGTTGCAAGCTGGAGTGGCCATCACTGCTCCTGCAGGGGCTGGGTGAGGTGGGTGCATCTGCTCATTTATTTGGACAAAtctgcagcagcaaaccagGCAGGTCACCCATCACTTTCTGGACAAGTAGTACAAGAggatctgctgctgcagacttCTCTTTATAAACTTTAAGAATATAGctattacatatatataaaaatagatcaATAGATAGGTAAATAGAGTCTGGAAAAGGCCCCATGAGCCTCTCCATTCCCATACTTCTTGACCAcattctctaaaaaaaaaaaattgcatccTGGCTTTTGGAGAAAATCTTGGGCAACCTCGCCTtcttgcaacagaaaaatctcagaCCACCTTGCACATTGTCATCTCAGGGACTTTGCAACTGCATAAATTTCAGGGTAAACTTTATCCACAggcaaaaagcttttcttctcctccatTCTGTTTGCTTAGTCTCCGATGCGGGACTCTGTGTGGAGGAAGTGGGGAAGGAGCGTGCGTGTTTGGTTTGTGAAGGTGTTTCTGCAGTCACTCCCTGGGCCAGGGTCAGAAGTCGTGTAGAGAAGTGCACAAAACCTGACCTGATGTGGCACCCTTGCCAGTACAAGGTGGCTGTACCAGGGCCATTCCTAAGAGATTTCTTGTCTAACCTGGTTTTCTGCAAAATCAGAGCATCAGTCCCCTTGGGCACTGCAGTTCTATTCCTCATCAGGGCATTGCTAGCTttatcatcagaaaaaaatttcgTTAAGCCTAAACTCGTCCTGGCATTTAAAGCCCTGACTTGTCCTTTCAGAGGACATGCAGGACAGATCCTTGCTTTCGGGGCCACTGTAGCCTTGCATACGTTTCCAGGCTTTTCTCAAGACCATTCCCCAGGCGAGCCAGTCCCCTCAGCTCTCCATCTTAACTTCATCCTTATTTCTGAACTCCCTCTACTTTGCCATGATTTTCCCTGAAGTGCCCACCACTGGACACCTCCACCTGCAgacctccagctctgccctttgCCCCTGCCCTTCACCTTCATCCTACCCACTGGTGTCCACCCAACAAGCAGTTCTGAGGGTATGATTTGCTGAGAAACTTCACTTTAATTTGCTAATGTGTTTTATAAATGACCAGAAAGGAAGCAATCACATTTGCCTGGGAAGATCTGCCCTTGATAACGTGATGCTTTCTGGACAAGGTCACACTCTGTCTGCAAGGTCCTGCCGGGAAACAGCAATTAATTTGGCTGAAAGGTGCACCCCTGGGAAACAGAAACCCCAGTGCCTCTCCATGCCAAGTGGGAGAGGTGAAAGTGATGTGGGCCCCTGGACCTCAAAAGCTTGGGACTACTGAAACCATATGTAAAGTGGAGCTCTTTGGAGACTGGTCTTGGGCAAAGCATTGTGCATCATCCAAGACCCCTTTGTGAGACCTCGTCTGCATGACTCTAACCAGGCAGGGGGGCGAAAGAGCAGAGACTCTTTTGCTTAGCAAAGATCAGGCTGGGTTGTGTGTCTTCATAGACATGTTGGGGTGCAAATGCCAGGGAGGGAAAAGCATAATCAGATTTAACTTCAGTAGTGATAGCAAGTGGAGGGGAACACACTGAGGGAGGAAAGTAGAGGTAATCTCCCAGCTGTTGGAGCAGGGTGGGGTGTTGGAGCTATCTGCCAGCAGATGCATGGAAGCAAAGTACCCTTAGGTGGTGACTACCAGTTTCCCTGGGTAAGGCCAGCTGTCACATGCAAAGCAACAGGTGCTTGGCTCTGTGATGCAGAAGGTCCTCTTCAGCTCCATCTTTGTAGATACAGAGCAAGACAAATGGGAGATGAAGATGGCAAATCAAATACTCGGTCCTGATGGAGGGGTTAAAAATCCTCCTGCAGGTCTGCAATAAAACTTCCATCATCTGAGGTGTACTTATTTTCACATCTCCTGGTGGCACATGGAGGAAAGACAAAGGCTGACTcttctctgcttgttttcataTAGGAGCTACAGGATATCAAATGAGGATGCTCAGCCCATGGCCACATGTGAGACCTCCAAGTTGGCCAATGGCAGAGGGTCTCCCTCCTTGCCAACTCACATGGCGTACTGCCTACAGGGTGTTGGGGACAATCGATATGGGATGCCAGGTAGAGGCATTTGGGGACTGTGTGGCACTTGCTATGGCATGTTTAGGGGAGGAACCAAAGGCTGGCAAGGGGAGGGACGAGTGTAGAGTGGGTGCAATCAAGTGTGGGAAAGCCAAGGGATAAGGGGATGAAAGCGTCCAGTGCCACGTAAACAGGCGGTTGGTCAACACGCTGTCTGTCTGTGCTTGGTGCCTGATCAGCACAGTCTGCCCTCTTTGCTCGTTAAACTCATTTTTAACAACGTACTTGGGTGAGAGGCCCTCTaatctgtgtgcatgtgtgagtACCAAGGGCTGAGCACCAGCTCCTGGTGTGGTGAGCATGGACCGTAGTGGCCCATGAGTATTGGGTGCCAGCGCTTGGAGAGACTGAGTTGTATACGTGTGGGGTGGGTATGTATGTCAGTGTGCAAGCACCAGCAAACATTAAGAAGATCCAACCAGTGATTAGGCTGAGATTTGAAAGCCAGGTATAAGTGAGGCTGTAAGCCTTGGCTGCATACTGTAGAGGCCAGAATGTGCGAGTTTCTACtgatgaaaccaggacagtccAAGCTAATGCTAGTGCAGAGAGCATGGAGTGAGCCACTGGTGATGCCACAGTGTTCAGTCAGCTAAGACAGCGGTTCACACATGTGTGTGGATATGCATGAGGCAACTGGGGAGACCAGGGATGCAGGGCCAGCTACTGGATAGACTGAATGTCTAAGCACAGCTACTAGAGGGATCCATAttatatacatctatatataaTTTCCTCTAAAAACGTTCACCCTAATCAGCCAGAGAGGAGAACAGGATCAGGCCATTGAGGATGTTTGCAATTTTGTGAGTGTTTTCAGTCTCTGTTGACCTGCATGACTAGTCTCTACCTACCAACTCCCTGGAGCAGGGTCAGTGTTTGTACTCTGTTGTCCAGATCAGCAGCCAGGAATCTCCTGGGTGCAAGACCAATAAATACAGTGACATTTATGATGTGACAGGCCCCAAAGTGTGTGAGAGGCATGGAGGGACCTCTCTTGGGAGTACAGTCTTGCTTCGGGTGTACTGAGACTTCCTGATCTACTATTAAGACATATCAAGCACATGACCTGACTCCTGAAGACACTCCCTGTGCTCAATGGGACACAGTGCCAGTGTACGTGTCTGGAAAGGAGAAATTGCAAGGCATTGTTGCTATCCAACATGCAGAGATCCCTGCAAGATGGAGGCTCAGGGACATTTCTGGCTGGCTGTGTTTGTTCAGGTGTGGAGAAGACATGGGTCCCTGGAAGGAGGAGaggccaagaaaaaaatgtgcctaAGACCATGGCAGAAGAGGTAACATTGAGTCCACATGGAGCTGAGTGATGGATGGTATAAACATCTTGTACTGAGCAGAAACTTGCTCAGCTGTAACTCTTACAGGCTACTTTGAGGTAGAAGTTCTGACAGACTGAAGCGTCCCAAGTGTCAGAATTGATGCACCCATCTGACATCAGGTCTGTGCCTTCTAGAACATGCATGGGGCCAGGCAGTCTCAGACACCCTCCCAGGCTCTCCAGGAAGCTGGTTGGTTGGAGTCAAGTTTATGGGACAAGAAAGTTTACATAGGGACCACTCAAGGAAATGTAGATGCATTGGAGGATGCATCTCCATCTCACACCCtgagtgcacacacacattcttCTGGGGACATGCTGTTTGCAGAGTCAAACACAGAACACAGAGGCTGAGAAGAAAGTGCTCTTAGTGCAGGGAATGAAGAACAAAATCCTTGCTTTAGGAAAACCACCCCTTTCTGACCAAATCTCTGGGAATGACATTACCCACATGTCACAAATGACCATGTCTTCATTTCCTCCCCCATCTCACACATCCCTCATTGCTGAGCCCCTGAGTTGAACaaattctgtgctgttctgtccaactgagatttattttattgggggggggggggggggggagtggggggggagtggggtgaGACCAAGCAGAAAGCATTGAGAGTGGAGACAGAAAAGACAGGACATGGCAGAAGAGTATCTCAGTgggacagagcagggatggAAGCCCTCCAAGGCAATTCTGCCTCTCCCCTCGGTGCCATGCTTGGCCCTGACACAGCCTTGTCACTGCCATAAAACAAATGTATCCCTGCTTACCATGTATCAGTCAGAATAACTTTATATGGCTCACAGGAAAGTGAAGGACGAGCTCCACTGCAGAATGGTGTTCCTCTTGTACTGAGCTTCTGCTTACATCTGCACTTCcccaaaaatctttttttttttttttaaataaactgaaaattaggGAAGATTAGGGATTTATTCCCTAATGAGCTGGCATCCTGGCAATGATCCTTAAAGGAAGGCCTTACACCTACTGGAGGTTTACCATAATGTATGG
Proteins encoded:
- the LOC119143238 gene encoding olfactory receptor 52K2-like, producing MPAVAVSSLPALQQCLMSSSNHSSPSSFILTGIPGLEDAQFWIAFPFCTMYLTAVLGNITLLLVIRMDPSLHTPMFYFLSMLAALDLVLTTSTMPKLLSIFWFHSHEISFEGCVAQMFFIHTFSITESGVLLTMAFDRYLAICKPLHYSAILTGPTITKLGLAAVVRGVTTILPVTCMVTSLSYCGPHVIHHSYCEHMSVVKLACGDTRRNSIYGITVATVVVGSDSSFIAVSYMLILREVIGLSSREARLKSFGTCGSHIGVILLFYTPALFSFYTQRWGQSIPPQLHILMADLYLLVPPMLNPLIYGMRTKQIRDRVFSLRWQK